From one bacterium Scap17 genomic stretch:
- a CDS encoding ABC transporter ATP-binding protein — protein MPSPPIQGPRASGGASATAPILETRGLSKDFRGFTAVDDVNLQVQEGHIHALIGPNGAGKTTVFNLLTRFLPATRGEILYRGKSITRMKSHEIARLGLVRSFQISAVFSQMTVLENVRVSLQRPQGTSFHFWKPERSLDSLNEQALHLLEQVGLRDDAHRVTASLPYGRKRALELATTLALEPTLMLLDEPTQGMGAEDVDRVVELIRVAARGRTVLMVEHNLSVVSRLCDRISVLARGRVLAEGDYASVSANPEVREAYLGSEAPESTADAHKEVS, from the coding sequence ATGCCATCACCGCCCATTCAGGGGCCGCGTGCCAGCGGGGGCGCATCCGCGACAGCCCCGATTCTCGAGACGCGTGGCTTGAGCAAGGACTTTCGAGGTTTCACGGCCGTCGATGACGTCAATCTCCAGGTGCAGGAAGGGCATATCCACGCCCTGATCGGCCCCAATGGCGCCGGCAAGACGACAGTCTTCAATCTACTGACACGTTTTCTGCCGGCCACTCGCGGCGAGATTCTCTACCGCGGCAAATCCATCACCCGCATGAAGTCGCATGAGATCGCGCGCCTGGGCTTGGTGCGCTCTTTCCAGATATCGGCGGTGTTTTCCCAGATGACGGTGCTCGAGAACGTGCGGGTCTCCCTGCAACGCCCCCAGGGCACCTCGTTTCATTTCTGGAAGCCGGAACGCAGCCTCGACAGCTTGAACGAGCAGGCATTGCATCTGCTGGAGCAGGTAGGGCTACGCGATGACGCCCACCGTGTGACCGCCAGTCTGCCCTATGGCCGCAAGCGGGCGCTGGAGCTGGCGACCACGCTGGCGCTTGAGCCCACGCTGATGCTGCTGGACGAGCCGACCCAAGGCATGGGCGCCGAGGATGTGGACCGTGTGGTCGAGCTGATTCGTGTCGCGGCGCGGGGCCGTACGGTGCTGATGGTCGAGCACAATCTGAGCGTGGTCAGCCGTCTGTGCGATCGCATCAGCGTGCTGGCGCGCGGACGGGTGCTGGCGGAAGGCGATTACGCCAGCGTGTCGGCCAACCCCGAGGTGCGCGAGGCGTATCTGGGCAGTGAAGCGCCCGAGTCCACGGCGGATGCGCACAAGGAGGTTTCATGA